In one Prosthecochloris aestuarii DSM 271 genomic region, the following are encoded:
- the tpx gene encoding thiol peroxidase translates to MAEITLKGNPVNTVGSLPQTGAAAPVFTLVKADLSEASLADFAGKRVVLNIFPSLDTPVCAASVRRFNLEVANVPNTVVLCISADLPFAHKRFCEVEGIDNVVSLSVFRSPEFGLDYGVTIADGPLKGILSRAVIIVDESGKVTYSQQVPEITIEPDYEAALQSMV, encoded by the coding sequence ATGGCTGAGATTACATTGAAAGGAAATCCCGTCAATACTGTCGGGTCTCTTCCTCAAACAGGAGCTGCGGCTCCCGTTTTTACGCTGGTGAAAGCTGATCTTTCTGAGGCTTCACTTGCTGACTTTGCAGGCAAGCGAGTTGTGCTGAATATTTTTCCGAGTCTCGATACGCCTGTCTGTGCCGCATCGGTAAGGCGTTTTAACCTTGAAGTTGCCAATGTCCCCAATACTGTCGTTCTTTGCATTTCTGCAGATCTTCCCTTTGCCCATAAACGGTTCTGCGAGGTTGAAGGGATTGACAATGTTGTCTCACTGTCAGTTTTCCGTTCACCGGAATTCGGATTGGATTACGGCGTGACCATTGCTGATGGTCCGCTGAAAGGTATTCTGTCGCGGGCGGTGATCATTGTTGACGAGAGCGGCAAAGTCACCTATAGCCAGCAGGTCCCCGAAATTACGATCGAACCGGATTACGAGGCAGCGTTGCAGTCAATGGTGTAA
- a CDS encoding TolC family protein — MHIIRAYLFTLTFAAAFSLLLPGRAFTSGVPSSVGLVVSLDEAVSIGLEKNRSLEIARLDRDLAGAKVREAWSGVLPQISTGFEYTRSIQPSVIFLPDLESIFSGTTPGSPTALEISQDNAMSASLSITQKLFDGRAIAGIKASSIVRQISQEALREAKADIISRIRKAYYNVLISDEQVTILKQSELRWEKALQDSRALFSQGVAADIDTLKAFLSVQNIRPDLIQAENRAAVARTEFKNIIGIDPLRPVVLSDSLVYQPLEQPGDIASAYAEALDSRPDVRQLELQVEAEGENVSAARAEGYPAVTAVGQLQTQTQYDDGIKLGDTDWPVSSSVGVEVSMPLFTGFGIKSRVEQAKIGRMQTLTRLDDLKANIRAEVQTRLSRLDESRSRIEVQEKTIQTAERSYAITRLRYREGVGSQLELADAELQLNKAKTNYLQAVYDYLIARIDYDKALGRTARLADEPQGSS, encoded by the coding sequence ATGCATATCATCAGAGCATACCTTTTTACCCTTACTTTCGCAGCAGCTTTCAGCCTGTTGTTGCCCGGCCGGGCTTTTACTTCAGGCGTTCCTTCATCTGTTGGGCTTGTTGTCTCACTCGATGAAGCGGTTTCTATCGGTCTGGAGAAGAACCGGAGCCTGGAAATCGCGCGCCTTGACCGTGATCTTGCCGGAGCTAAAGTACGCGAGGCATGGTCCGGTGTTCTTCCTCAGATCAGCACAGGTTTTGAGTATACCCGTTCGATACAGCCTTCGGTTATTTTTCTTCCGGACCTGGAAAGTATCTTCTCAGGAACCACGCCAGGGAGCCCGACAGCTTTGGAAATCAGTCAGGACAATGCCATGAGCGCTTCGTTGTCGATCACGCAGAAGCTGTTCGACGGCCGTGCTATTGCCGGTATCAAGGCCTCTTCGATTGTCAGGCAAATCAGTCAGGAAGCGTTGCGGGAGGCTAAAGCAGATATTATAAGCCGGATCAGGAAAGCCTACTATAACGTTCTGATTTCGGACGAACAGGTTACGATCCTTAAGCAGAGTGAGCTTCGATGGGAGAAAGCCCTTCAGGACAGCCGGGCTCTTTTTTCTCAGGGGGTGGCTGCCGATATCGATACGCTCAAAGCATTTCTTTCAGTTCAGAATATCCGGCCGGACCTTATTCAGGCTGAAAATCGTGCAGCTGTTGCTCGTACGGAATTCAAAAACATTATCGGAATCGATCCCCTGAGACCGGTTGTGCTTTCCGACTCTCTGGTCTATCAGCCCCTTGAGCAGCCGGGTGATATTGCTTCGGCCTATGCCGAAGCTCTTGATTCGAGGCCCGATGTGCGACAGCTTGAGCTGCAGGTCGAGGCTGAGGGAGAGAACGTCAGTGCTGCAAGGGCTGAAGGTTATCCTGCAGTAACTGCAGTAGGGCAGTTGCAGACCCAAACGCAGTATGACGATGGAATAAAGCTCGGCGATACCGATTGGCCGGTATCGTCATCGGTCGGGGTGGAAGTTTCTATGCCTCTCTTTACCGGTTTCGGCATCAAGTCCCGCGTTGAGCAGGCTAAAATTGGGCGGATGCAGACCCTGACAAGGTTAGATGACCTGAAGGCCAATATTCGCGCTGAAGTGCAAACCAGACTTTCACGGCTCGATGAGTCCCGTTCGAGAATCGAGGTTCAGGAAAAAACCATACAAACCGCTGAAAGGAGTTATGCAATTACTCGCCTTCGTTATCGTGAAGGTGTTGGTTCACAGCTTGAACTTGCCGATGCCGAGCTGCAGCTCAACAAAGCTAAAACCAACTATCTGCAGGCAGTGTATGATTACCTCATAGCCCGTATTGACTACGACAAGGCTCTCGGAAGAACTGCAAGACTGGCTGATGAGCCACAAGGCAGCTCCTGA
- a CDS encoding riboflavin synthase — protein sequence MFTGIVKDRGSIVGLHRQGSGLRLAVRYTNEEVFAGLAIDESVAINGACQTVVALGEHSFEVDTIAETLKKTTLGSFRAGDSLNLERALRPVDRLGGHFVQGHVDCVGEVTRLVARGESQEIWIGYPAEFEPFVVPVGSIAIDGVSLTVADVKEQVFCVAIIPYTFAHTTISMLRPGVRVNLEFDILGKYIVRQRQLEQKNERPVSSINENWLKQNGF from the coding sequence ATGTTTACCGGAATCGTCAAGGATCGGGGAAGTATTGTCGGGCTTCATCGTCAGGGAAGCGGGCTGCGTCTTGCTGTGCGTTACACGAATGAAGAGGTGTTTGCCGGTCTTGCAATTGATGAGAGCGTGGCAATCAACGGCGCATGCCAGACGGTGGTTGCGCTTGGAGAGCATTCTTTTGAAGTTGATACCATAGCCGAGACCTTGAAAAAAACCACATTAGGTTCTTTCAGAGCGGGTGATTCGCTCAACCTTGAGCGAGCGCTTCGTCCCGTCGATCGGCTTGGCGGGCACTTCGTTCAGGGTCATGTCGATTGTGTCGGTGAGGTCACGCGTCTTGTTGCCCGGGGCGAGAGCCAGGAGATCTGGATTGGTTATCCTGCTGAATTTGAACCATTCGTCGTTCCTGTCGGTTCGATCGCCATTGATGGCGTGAGCTTGACGGTGGCGGATGTGAAGGAGCAGGTGTTTTGCGTTGCCATTATTCCGTATACGTTTGCGCATACCACGATCAGCATGCTCCGTCCGGGGGTAAGGGTGAATCTGGAATTTGATATTCTTGGCAAATATATCGTTCGTCAGCGACAGCTCGAGCAGAAGAACGAACGACCAGTATCATCTATCAATGAGAACTGGCTGAAACAGAATGGATTTTGA
- the ribD gene encoding bifunctional diaminohydroxyphosphoribosylaminopyrimidine deaminase/5-amino-6-(5-phosphoribosylamino)uracil reductase RibD, whose translation MGHASHSTARDEYYMHRCLELARKGAGLVSPNPMVGSVIVVEDRVVGEGFHERYGGPHAEVNALASVSDASLLPSSTLYVNLEPCSHYGKTPPCSDLIISKKIRRVVVGCLDPHEKVAGKGIEKLRQAGVEVTIGVLQRESEALNEAFIKSHTISMPFVVLKTAQTIDGRIAVASGESKWVTGAESRREVHRMRSVHDAVMTTSSTVIADNSRLTVRHCEGRNPVRVVLDRLLRVPLSSAIFDGEAKTILYTSNALGSSEKARALKAMGVIVCAAGDDGDFLDLSAVLKSLHDEHALLSIMVEAGGTLAGALIRHRLVDRIVWFVAPKLFGADGLGAVGSLGLQSVDDAPVMRFSSSRFLGNDLCIESSVFFE comes from the coding sequence ATGGGACACGCATCGCATAGTACTGCCAGGGATGAATATTATATGCATCGATGTCTTGAACTGGCTCGTAAGGGTGCCGGTTTGGTCAGCCCGAATCCGATGGTCGGGTCAGTGATCGTTGTTGAGGACAGGGTTGTCGGGGAGGGTTTTCACGAGCGTTACGGAGGCCCTCATGCAGAAGTCAATGCACTTGCTTCTGTTTCCGATGCTTCGCTTTTGCCATCATCCACACTCTATGTGAATCTTGAGCCATGCTCTCATTACGGCAAGACTCCGCCCTGCAGTGACCTCATTATCAGCAAAAAGATCAGGCGTGTGGTTGTCGGTTGCCTCGATCCGCATGAAAAAGTTGCTGGAAAAGGGATTGAAAAACTGCGTCAGGCTGGTGTTGAGGTGACGATCGGAGTGCTGCAGCGCGAATCGGAAGCACTGAACGAAGCGTTTATCAAAAGCCATACCATCTCGATGCCGTTTGTTGTCCTGAAAACAGCGCAGACGATTGATGGGCGAATTGCTGTTGCTTCGGGAGAATCGAAATGGGTTACCGGTGCTGAATCCCGCAGGGAGGTGCACCGGATGCGCTCTGTGCATGATGCTGTCATGACGACGTCGTCAACCGTGATCGCTGATAATTCACGGCTGACGGTCCGCCATTGTGAGGGGCGAAATCCTGTCAGGGTGGTTTTGGATCGCTTGCTTCGTGTTCCCCTGTCGAGCGCCATTTTTGATGGAGAAGCTAAAACCATTCTCTATACATCGAACGCTCTCGGCAGTTCAGAAAAGGCCCGGGCGCTGAAGGCAATGGGGGTGATTGTTTGTGCCGCGGGTGATGATGGGGACTTTCTCGACCTTTCTGCAGTGCTGAAAAGCCTTCATGATGAGCATGCGCTGTTATCCATTATGGTCGAGGCGGGCGGGACGCTTGCCGGAGCGCTTATCCGTCACCGTCTTGTCGATAGGATTGTCTGGTTTGTCGCACCAAAACTTTTTGGCGCCGATGGTCTGGGCGCTGTTGGATCTCTTGGACTTCAGTCTGTCGATGATGCTCCGGTCATGAGGTTTTCCTCATCCCGGTTTTTAGGCAATGATCTCTGTATCGAATCATCCGTTTTCTTTGAGTGA
- a CDS encoding universal stress protein, translating into MPNFRNILYISSGNDEHQSPGFRKAVELAREQSSLLSVLLIHPDIPKEHESLKKKFRNYLNHDIESSMSAVMKDMGIEENSIHTSILVLEANQIPPAITIIRHVLKKDHDLVVKDAEPVEGGRGFKGMDMTLLRKCPCPVLLSRNAPDTAATSRYTVAIDPESREKREKDLSLSLLRLADSLAGNKGAEIDIVSCWEYELEKIMQYKAWISISQKEIDNSVEEYRKTHLSELEKLILEAAISTRYHIHHMKGRPEDIIPEFTVQRETKLLLMGTVARTGIPGFLIGNTAENILEKTACSLLALKPDGYISPVRPE; encoded by the coding sequence ATGCCTAACTTCAGAAACATCCTTTACATCTCATCCGGCAACGATGAGCACCAAAGCCCCGGTTTTCGCAAAGCAGTTGAACTGGCCAGGGAGCAAAGCAGCCTCTTATCAGTTTTGCTCATCCATCCTGACATTCCCAAAGAGCATGAATCCCTGAAAAAGAAATTCAGGAATTACCTGAACCATGACATTGAATCGTCCATGAGCGCTGTCATGAAAGATATGGGCATAGAGGAAAACAGCATCCACACCAGTATTCTGGTCCTTGAGGCAAATCAGATTCCGCCAGCCATAACCATTATCAGGCATGTGCTGAAAAAAGATCACGATCTTGTCGTCAAGGATGCCGAGCCCGTCGAAGGAGGCAGGGGCTTCAAGGGAATGGATATGACTCTGCTTCGCAAATGTCCCTGCCCGGTTCTGCTTTCCAGAAATGCACCTGACACTGCCGCAACGAGCCGCTACACTGTCGCAATCGACCCTGAAAGCCGCGAAAAGAGAGAAAAAGACCTGTCTCTGAGCCTGTTGCGTCTTGCCGACTCGCTCGCAGGGAACAAGGGGGCAGAAATCGATATCGTATCCTGCTGGGAATATGAATTAGAAAAAATTATGCAGTACAAGGCCTGGATAAGTATTTCCCAGAAAGAGATCGACAACAGTGTTGAAGAGTATCGCAAAACCCATCTGTCCGAACTTGAAAAACTGATCCTTGAGGCTGCAATCAGCACCAGGTACCATATACACCATATGAAAGGACGTCCTGAGGATATTATCCCGGAATTCACCGTGCAGCGAGAGACGAAGCTGCTGCTCATGGGAACTGTTGCAAGAACGGGAATCCCTGGTTTTCTGATCGGTAACACCGCAGAAAACATACTGGAAAAAACCGCTTGCTCACTTCTCGCGCTCAAACCTGACGGCTATATCTCCCCCGTCAGGCCCGAATGA
- a CDS encoding HIT family protein → MQKMYSPWREAYMDSFKDDDKRPDRKGKSIFADIPPEEDEERYVLHRGDKCFIIMNLYPYNCGHLMVIPYHQTPEFGDLDDETMLEVMRLTDLCMNALKKAISPHGFNFGANLGKVAGGSVDSHIHFHIVPRWEGDTNFMPVIGDTKVLSNDMRRLYLQLRELIGDLVQQKTG, encoded by the coding sequence ATGCAGAAAATGTACTCTCCCTGGCGAGAAGCCTATATGGATTCATTCAAGGATGATGACAAAAGGCCCGACAGGAAAGGCAAATCAATCTTCGCCGATATCCCTCCCGAAGAGGACGAAGAGCGCTATGTGCTGCATCGAGGGGACAAGTGCTTCATTATCATGAACCTTTACCCTTACAACTGCGGCCACCTCATGGTCATTCCCTACCATCAGACCCCTGAATTCGGAGATCTCGACGACGAAACAATGCTTGAAGTCATGCGCCTTACCGACCTGTGCATGAATGCTTTGAAAAAAGCGATCAGCCCACACGGATTCAATTTTGGCGCCAACCTCGGCAAAGTAGCCGGAGGAAGTGTCGATTCGCACATTCACTTCCATATCGTTCCGCGCTGGGAAGGTGATACAAACTTCATGCCGGTCATCGGGGACACCAAAGTGCTCAGCAACGATATGCGCAGACTTTACCTGCAGCTGAGAGAGCTTATAGGGGATCTGGTTCAGCAAAAAACCGGTTAA
- a CDS encoding DoxX family protein: MAKNALLIENPDLGKLFLRLSVGGLMLFHGIHKLANGLGFIRKTLVDAGLPEALSYGVPLGEVVAPLMIVLGVFARPAAIVEAFLMVMAVYLVHTEDLFTLTQHGGYALELQALYFFGSIAIVFLGSGRYSLSGGKGTLD; the protein is encoded by the coding sequence ATGGCAAAAAACGCTCTCCTGATAGAAAATCCTGATCTTGGTAAATTGTTCCTGCGGCTTTCAGTCGGAGGACTGATGCTTTTTCATGGAATACATAAACTTGCCAATGGCCTTGGTTTTATCCGCAAGACCCTTGTCGATGCAGGCTTGCCCGAAGCACTCTCATACGGCGTTCCTCTGGGAGAGGTCGTTGCTCCGCTTATGATTGTTCTTGGTGTTTTCGCCCGTCCGGCAGCCATTGTTGAGGCTTTTCTGATGGTTATGGCTGTCTACCTGGTCCATACAGAAGATCTTTTTACGCTGACACAGCATGGAGGATATGCTCTTGAACTCCAGGCGCTTTACTTTTTCGGCTCGATTGCGATTGTTTTTCTTGGTTCAGGCCGATATAGCCTTTCAGGCGGCAAGGGGACTCTGGACTGA
- a CDS encoding ferrochelatase — MKKKKYAVVIATYGEVEKLTLRNLWPSSRRIVKVITRQIVKVPKLLIYFIADYRSTRHYIDWRLHNYESTLVETNRIQTGLIASRLRKSDHPVFSSVDVEIKEAYYFVPPYLEDTLEELRETYDGVVVVPMIPVESAFSCGVACQMISDVYADKRFEKVRVLNKLWQDPELHRIYIDYLFQRVDRGYILKGSKTGLVLVIHGTLVRDRAGNPPRVFTGLDETSAFFEAIKKRITSDPRNVFHEIRQGCMNHSAGGQWTDDTIEKALEEFRADGYDSVVMFPYGFFADNSETEYEAQTLLDKSSIAYKQYIRCINGSPDFAGWLSGRIVAELNTLNNLQNTFESLECCKTNAS, encoded by the coding sequence GTGAAGAAGAAGAAATATGCAGTTGTCATAGCTACCTATGGCGAGGTTGAAAAACTGACCCTCAGAAATCTCTGGCCGAGTTCCCGCCGTATTGTCAAGGTTATTACCCGACAAATTGTCAAGGTCCCAAAGCTCCTTATCTATTTTATCGCCGATTACCGTTCTACCCGCCATTATATCGACTGGCGTCTTCATAATTACGAATCGACACTTGTTGAAACCAACCGTATTCAGACCGGTCTTATAGCATCCCGTCTTCGAAAAAGTGATCACCCTGTCTTCTCTTCGGTCGATGTCGAAATCAAGGAGGCATACTATTTCGTTCCTCCCTATCTTGAAGATACCCTGGAGGAACTTCGTGAAACGTATGACGGGGTTGTTGTTGTCCCCATGATCCCTGTCGAGTCTGCATTTTCGTGCGGGGTGGCCTGCCAGATGATCTCCGATGTCTATGCCGATAAGCGTTTCGAAAAGGTTCGGGTGCTCAACAAGCTCTGGCAGGATCCTGAGCTTCACAGGATCTATATTGATTATCTGTTTCAGCGCGTTGACAGGGGTTATATTCTCAAAGGTTCAAAAACCGGCCTTGTGCTCGTTATTCACGGTACGCTGGTTCGCGACAGGGCTGGAAATCCTCCCCGTGTCTTTACAGGGCTGGATGAAACCAGCGCATTTTTCGAGGCGATAAAAAAACGGATTACTTCCGATCCTCGAAATGTGTTTCATGAGATTCGCCAGGGCTGCATGAATCACAGTGCGGGAGGGCAGTGGACGGACGATACGATTGAAAAGGCTCTGGAGGAGTTCAGGGCCGACGGCTACGACAGTGTCGTCATGTTTCCTTATGGTTTTTTTGCTGATAACAGCGAAACTGAGTATGAGGCTCAGACACTTCTTGACAAGTCCTCTATTGCTTATAAACAGTATATCCGCTGTATCAATGGATCTCCTGATTTCGCCGGATGGCTTTCGGGTCGGATTGTCGCGGAACTTAATACCCTCAATAACCTGCAGAATACTTTCGAAAGCCTCGAATGTTGCAAAACCAATGCGTCATGA
- a CDS encoding cation:proton antiporter produces MFDLSFIHTVPFYEITALLVLAAITGSLSLLLRQPLIVSLIAVGVLAGPSALDIVQSHEYIELMAELGIALLLFLVGLKLDISLVRSLGLVALATGLGQVLFTSVTGFFIAQALGLDVRTSIYVAVALTFSSTIIIVKLLSDKKEVDSLHGRVALGFLIVQDLVVVIAMMTLSAFAVSSQSTGEYDGLLQVGSVIVYGGLMLLLVSIFVRFLANPIVNRFARSPELLVTFALGWAALLASAGDFFGFSKELGGLLAGVSLASTPFRESIVSRMSSLRDFLLLFFFISLGMNLDLSLLGSQVGPAIIFSLFVLIGNPLIVMIIMGVLGYRKRTSFLAGLTVAQISEFSLIFMAMGMDLGHVDPEAMGLVTLVGLLTIAISVYMITYSHTLYRFLEPLLGVFEKKIPSREIEANSEQLENARYDIILFGMGRYGSAVAHYLKQDGYRILAVDFNPDEIRQLNKRGYDAIYGDASDQEFLATLPLQGVQWVVSAVSQHELGLSREDPRMVLIDALKHTGFTGRIAVSTQRIQEKERLKAKGADIVFLPFYDAAELAAKRIKEIG; encoded by the coding sequence ATGTTTGACCTTTCATTCATCCATACCGTCCCGTTTTACGAGATCACGGCACTCCTTGTGCTTGCCGCGATAACAGGCAGTCTGAGCCTCCTGCTCCGCCAACCGTTGATCGTCAGTCTCATCGCCGTCGGAGTCCTTGCCGGACCATCTGCACTCGATATCGTTCAGTCGCATGAATACATCGAGCTGATGGCCGAACTCGGCATAGCCCTCCTGCTTTTTCTCGTCGGATTGAAGCTCGATATCTCTCTTGTCAGATCGCTCGGTCTTGTTGCACTGGCAACCGGTCTCGGACAGGTACTGTTTACATCGGTCACTGGATTTTTCATTGCGCAGGCTCTTGGTCTTGATGTCCGGACCTCAATCTATGTTGCCGTAGCACTGACCTTCTCAAGTACCATCATCATTGTAAAACTGCTTTCAGATAAAAAGGAGGTTGACTCACTCCACGGTCGCGTCGCGCTGGGATTCCTTATCGTACAGGACCTCGTCGTGGTTATCGCCATGATGACCCTGTCAGCTTTCGCTGTCAGTAGCCAAAGCACGGGAGAATACGACGGTCTGCTTCAAGTCGGATCGGTCATAGTCTACGGCGGGCTCATGCTGCTGCTTGTCAGCATCTTTGTCAGGTTTCTGGCAAATCCGATTGTGAACCGTTTCGCACGCTCACCGGAACTACTGGTAACATTTGCGCTCGGATGGGCGGCGCTTCTGGCCTCTGCAGGTGATTTTTTCGGATTCAGCAAGGAACTCGGAGGACTGCTTGCCGGCGTCTCACTTGCATCGACACCATTCAGGGAATCGATCGTCTCAAGAATGTCATCCCTGCGCGATTTCCTGCTGCTGTTCTTTTTCATATCGCTCGGCATGAACCTTGATTTAAGCCTTCTTGGCTCCCAGGTCGGCCCGGCCATTATCTTCTCACTGTTTGTTCTGATAGGCAACCCGCTGATCGTCATGATCATCATGGGAGTTCTGGGATACCGCAAACGAACCAGCTTTCTGGCCGGCCTGACCGTCGCACAGATCAGCGAATTTTCTCTGATATTCATGGCAATGGGCATGGATCTCGGGCATGTTGACCCCGAGGCAATGGGACTCGTGACCCTTGTAGGGCTGCTCACCATAGCGATCTCTGTTTACATGATCACCTACTCCCACACCCTCTACCGCTTCCTTGAACCGCTGCTGGGCGTGTTTGAAAAAAAGATTCCGTCAAGAGAAATCGAGGCAAACAGTGAACAACTTGAAAACGCTCGCTATGACATCATTCTTTTCGGGATGGGCAGGTATGGCTCCGCAGTGGCCCACTATCTCAAACAGGACGGATACAGAATTCTTGCAGTCGATTTCAACCCCGACGAAATCCGGCAATTAAACAAAAGAGGTTATGACGCTATTTACGGCGACGCAAGCGATCAGGAATTTCTTGCCACCCTGCCATTGCAGGGTGTGCAATGGGTTGTGTCAGCCGTGTCACAGCACGAACTTGGACTTTCCCGTGAAGACCCCCGAATGGTCCTGATTGACGCTCTCAAACACACAGGTTTTACAGGCAGAATCGCTGTATCGACCCAACGGATACAGGAAAAAGAAAGACTGAAGGCAAAAGGAGCCGATATTGTTTTCCTTCCGTTTTACGATGCCGCCGAACTGGCTGCCAAACGCATCAAAGAAATTGGCTGA
- a CDS encoding class I SAM-dependent methyltransferase, translated as METPPCPISGKTRGEPFMTVPDRFTGKEARQWQLVRDPQSKLIYLSPRPDEEEIKAYYPPSVYDPHLTVKSHRTLRDKIYLALRTLSLKRKASIIEKSGPRLSSRSKILEIGCSTGELLKTLLDRNKIAAALCLGFEKESQSATYARKTFGVRIQTADFCDSPPAETFDRIIFWHALEHIHRINETLDKAAQCLSPNGVIVIALPNAGSSDAALYGRHWVAWDAPRHLYHFTPNTLEKLLHKHGLHITAMRPFTPDTIYNCLQSENLADPPSGGLKLLFQARGLLRALRSIISGSMDINNSSTLVYFVKP; from the coding sequence ATGGAAACGCCACCCTGCCCGATAAGCGGCAAAACCCGTGGCGAACCATTCATGACGGTTCCTGATCGCTTCACCGGCAAAGAAGCTCGACAATGGCAGCTGGTACGCGATCCCCAATCAAAACTGATTTATCTCTCCCCGCGTCCCGACGAAGAAGAGATCAAAGCATATTATCCCCCATCCGTCTACGACCCACATCTTACGGTGAAAAGCCATCGCACGCTGCGCGACAAGATCTACCTTGCACTCAGAACTCTTTCTCTGAAACGCAAAGCCTCTATCATAGAGAAAAGTGGCCCTCGTCTGTCTTCCCGGTCAAAAATCCTTGAAATAGGCTGCTCCACCGGCGAACTGCTCAAGACACTCCTTGACCGAAACAAAATTGCCGCAGCTCTTTGTCTCGGATTCGAAAAAGAGAGCCAATCGGCCACCTATGCCCGGAAAACCTTCGGCGTCAGGATTCAAACCGCAGATTTCTGCGACTCCCCTCCCGCCGAAACATTCGACCGAATCATCTTCTGGCATGCGCTTGAACACATCCACCGGATCAATGAAACCCTTGACAAGGCAGCACAATGTCTTAGCCCAAACGGGGTGATCGTTATCGCCCTGCCGAACGCAGGAAGCAGTGATGCCGCTCTTTATGGTCGCCACTGGGTAGCCTGGGATGCACCGCGCCACCTCTACCACTTCACCCCGAATACTCTCGAGAAGCTGCTCCATAAACATGGTCTGCATATAACCGCCATGCGCCCCTTTACCCCCGACACCATCTACAACTGTCTGCAAAGCGAGAATCTGGCAGACCCTCCATCTGGCGGACTGAAGCTGCTCTTTCAGGCACGAGGCCTGTTGCGTGCGCTCCGGAGCATAATCTCAGGAAGCATGGACATCAACAATTCCTCGACGCTCGTCTATTTCGTAAAGCCATAA
- a CDS encoding replication-associated recombination protein A gives MAEDVGQTTLFGLPEPQGSAMKGSFSPLAERVRPQTLDQIAGQRHLVAEGAPLRRFLEEGRLPSLIFWGPPGSGKTTLAEICAHWLDFRFAKLSAVDAGVKDVRQALEQADKARRIEGQRSLLFIDEIHRFNKAQQDSLLHAIEQGIVVLIGATTENPSFEVNAALMSRMQVYRLKPLDRDELKQVVMRALKTDQLLSDAGIVIDDWDVLLEFSAGDARKALNAVDAAAAMAPNVGSVHINRELLMQVLQQKLPSYDKKGAYHYDIISAFIKSLRGSDPDAALFWLAKMLEGGEDPKFIARRMVIFSSEDVGNADPYALTLAVSVFHAVEMIGLPEARINLAQGVTYLASCSKSNASYRALNDAQQFAARHQDEPVPMHLCNAPTTFMKQAGYAQGYRYPHDHPGHFVEERYFPEGVDATFYRPTLEGREKFISERLSALWRDRYTGPSDASGG, from the coding sequence ATGGCTGAGGATGTCGGGCAGACAACTCTTTTTGGTCTTCCTGAACCGCAAGGTTCAGCAATGAAGGGCTCTTTCAGTCCTCTTGCAGAACGCGTGAGGCCGCAAACACTTGACCAGATAGCCGGCCAGCGTCATCTTGTGGCCGAGGGAGCCCCTTTGCGCAGGTTCCTTGAAGAGGGGCGTTTGCCCTCACTTATTTTCTGGGGCCCTCCAGGTTCAGGGAAAACCACTCTTGCTGAAATTTGCGCTCATTGGCTTGATTTTCGTTTTGCAAAGCTTTCAGCTGTCGATGCAGGGGTCAAAGATGTTCGTCAGGCTCTTGAACAGGCAGACAAGGCAAGACGGATTGAAGGACAGAGGAGCTTGCTGTTTATTGACGAGATTCATCGCTTCAACAAGGCGCAGCAGGATTCCCTGCTGCATGCCATCGAGCAGGGGATCGTGGTTTTGATCGGGGCAACGACTGAAAACCCTTCTTTTGAAGTCAATGCAGCGCTTATGAGCCGTATGCAGGTCTATCGGCTCAAACCGCTTGACAGGGATGAACTGAAGCAGGTTGTCATGAGGGCCTTGAAGACCGATCAGCTTCTTTCAGACGCTGGTATTGTTATCGATGACTGGGATGTTCTGCTTGAGTTTTCAGCAGGAGATGCCCGTAAGGCGCTCAATGCTGTGGATGCGGCGGCTGCAATGGCTCCGAACGTCGGTTCGGTTCATATTAACCGCGAACTTCTGATGCAGGTTCTGCAGCAGAAACTTCCATCTTACGATAAAAAAGGGGCATATCATTACGATATTATTTCGGCATTCATCAAGTCGCTGCGTGGCTCGGATCCCGATGCTGCGCTTTTCTGGCTTGCAAAAATGCTGGAGGGAGGAGAAGATCCGAAATTTATTGCCCGCAGAATGGTGATTTTCTCGAGTGAGGATGTCGGAAACGCAGATCCTTACGCATTGACGCTTGCTGTTTCGGTTTTTCATGCTGTTGAGATGATAGGGTTGCCGGAAGCAAGGATCAATCTCGCCCAGGGAGTGACGTATCTTGCATCCTGTTCGAAATCGAATGCCAGCTATCGGGCACTCAACGATGCCCAGCAGTTTGCAGCCCGTCATCAGGATGAACCTGTGCCGATGCATCTGTGTAACGCGCCGACAACGTTTATGAAGCAGGCAGGCTATGCTCAAGGCTATCGCTATCCGCACGATCATCCGGGTCACTTCGTCGAAGAACGCTATTTTCCTGAAGGGGTCGATGCGACGTTTTACCGGCCTACTCTTGAAGGTCGGGAGAAATTTATCAGTGAGCGTCTCAGCGCATTGTGGCGGGACCGATATACTGGGCCGTCTGATGCTTCGGGTGGGTAA